The region TCGCGACACCCCGGCGGGGCGGCCAGGTGACACTGGTCTCCGGCGCCACGCTCCACAAAGGTGATGTCGTCCTGGTGGAGGTGGGCGACACGATCCCCGGTGACGGCGAGATCATCGAGGGCGTCGCGTCGGTGAATGAATCGGCGATCACGGGTGAATCCGCCCCGGTCATCCGCGAGGCGGGGGGCGATCGCTCCGCCGTCACGGGCGGCACGACGGTGCTGTCGGACTGGATCGTCGTGCGCATCGCCGCGAACCCCGGCGAAACCTTCCTGGACCGCATGATCTCGCTGGTAGAGGGCGCCAAGCGCCTCGCGGCGCCGCGGCGCGACGCGACGGCGGTCGAGGTCCCGTCCGCGACCCTGCGCCGAGGCGACCTGGTGCTGGTGGAGACCGGCGACCTGGTGCCCGGCGACGGCGAGGTGATCGAGGGCATCGCCTCGGTCGACGAGAGCGCCATCACCGGCGAGAGCGCGCCGGTGATCCGCGAGAGCGGCGGCGACCGCAGCGCCGTGACCGGCGGCACGCGGGTGCTGTCGGACTGGATCGTCGTGCGCATCACCGCGGATCCGGGGGAGACCTTCCTGGACCGCATGATCGCGATGGTCGAGGGCGCGAAGCGGCAGAAGACGCCCAGCGAGATCGCGCTCGGCATCCTGCTGTCCGCGCTGACCATCGTCTTCCTGCTCGCGACCGCGACGCTGTACGCCTTCTCGGCCCACGCGGCGAGCGCCGGGGGCCGGGGCGCGCCGATCCCGCTCACGGTGCTGGTCGCGCTGCTGGTCTGCCTCATCCCCACGACCATCGGGGGCCTGTTGTCGGCCATCGGCATCGCGGGCCTGGACCGGCTGGTGCGGGCCAACGTCCTGGCGACGTCGGGCCGCGCGGTCGAGGCCGCCGGCGACATCGACGTGCTGCTGCTGGACAAGACGGGCACCGTCACCCTGGGCAACCGCGAGGCGGTGGCGTTCGTGCCGGCTCCGGGGGTGACGGAGCGGGAACTGGCCGACGCTGCGCAGCTCGCCTCCCTGGCCGACGAGACCCCCGAGGGCCGCAGCGTCGTGGTGCTGGCCAAGGAGCGCTTCGACCTGCGCGGGCGCGACCTGCAGAGCCTCGGCGCGGTCTTCGTGCCCTTCTCGGCCCACACCCGCATGAGCGGGGTGGACGTCGACGGCCGCCGAATCCGCAAGGGCGCGGTGGACGCCGTGGTGCGTTTCGTCGCCGGCCTGGGCGGCGCGATTCCCGCGGCGGTGGCCGCGGCCGCCGACGAGCTCGCGCGCGCCGGCGCGACGCCGCTGCTGGTGGCCGACGGCGACCGGGTGCTCGGCGCGGTCCACCTCAAGGACATCGTCAAGGGCGGCCTGCGCGAGCGGTTCGTCGAGATGCGGCGCATCGGGATTCGCACCGTGATGATCACCGGCGACAACCCGCTGACCGCCTCAGCCATCGCCGCCGAAGCCGGCGTCGACGACTTCCTGGCCGATGCCACGCCCGAGCGCAAGCTCGCCCTGATCCGCGAGTACCAGCAGCAGGGGCGCCTGGTGGCCATGACCGGCGACGGCACCAACGACGCGCCGGCGCTCGCCCAGGCCGACGTGGCCGTGGCGATGAACACCGGCACCCAGGCGGCCAAGGAGGCCGGCAACATGGTGGATCTCGACTCGAACCCCACCAAGCTGCTGGACATCGTGGCCATCGGCAAGCAGATGCTGATGACGCGCGGGGCGCTGACCACCTTCAGCATCTCCAACGACGTCTCGAAGTACTTCGCGATCATCCCGGCGGCCTTCGTCGCCACCTGCCCCGAGCTGGGCGTCCTGAACGTGATGCGCCTGCACTCGCCCCAGAGCGCGGTGCTCTCGGCGGTCATCTTCAACGCCCTGATCATCGTGGGCCTGATCCCGCTGGCGCTGCGCGGCGTGAGGTACCGGCCCGCCCCGGCCGCGCGCCTGCTGCGCGACAACCTGCTGGTCTACGGCCTCGGCGGCCTGGTGCTGCCGTTCCCGTGCATCAAGGGCATCGACCTCGTCCTGCAAGTGCTGGGGGTGTGATCGTGGCACGGATCCTGAGGCCGGCGCTGGCGCTGCTGGCGCTGTTCACGGTCCTGCTGGGCCTGGCCTACCCCGCGCTCGTCACGGGGTTCGCACAGCTCGCGTTCCCGGACGCGGCGGACGGCAGCCCGCTCGTCCTGGACGGGCGCACGGTGGGCTCCGCGCTGATAGGGCAGCCGTTCGCCGACCCGCGCGACTTCTGGGGC is a window of bacterium DNA encoding:
- the kdpB gene encoding potassium-transporting ATPase subunit KdpB translates to MLWIQALTGKGEAPAAFIGWVCVWLWFTVIFANFAEAMAEGRGKAQAAALRKSRRDVTAKKLATPRRGGQVTLVSGATLHKGDVVLVEVGDTIPGDGEIIEGVASVNESAITGESAPVIREAGGDRSAVTGGTTVLSDWIVVRIAANPGETFLDRMISLVEGAKRLAAPRRDATAVEVPSATLRRGDLVLVETGDLVPGDGEVIEGIASVDESAITGESAPVIRESGGDRSAVTGGTRVLSDWIVVRITADPGETFLDRMIAMVEGAKRQKTPSEIALGILLSALTIVFLLATATLYAFSAHAASAGGRGAPIPLTVLVALLVCLIPTTIGGLLSAIGIAGLDRLVRANVLATSGRAVEAAGDIDVLLLDKTGTVTLGNREAVAFVPAPGVTERELADAAQLASLADETPEGRSVVVLAKERFDLRGRDLQSLGAVFVPFSAHTRMSGVDVDGRRIRKGAVDAVVRFVAGLGGAIPAAVAAAADELARAGATPLLVADGDRVLGAVHLKDIVKGGLRERFVEMRRIGIRTVMITGDNPLTASAIAAEAGVDDFLADATPERKLALIREYQQQGRLVAMTGDGTNDAPALAQADVAVAMNTGTQAAKEAGNMVDLDSNPTKLLDIVAIGKQMLMTRGALTTFSISNDVSKYFAIIPAAFVATCPELGVLNVMRLHSPQSAVLSAVIFNALIIVGLIPLALRGVRYRPAPAARLLRDNLLVYGLGGLVLPFPCIKGIDLVLQVLGV